Proteins encoded together in one Pseudoroseomonas cervicalis window:
- a CDS encoding YihY/virulence factor BrkB family protein: MPSQTLPARPRPADARAATGQAGEGRTASRPRDIPARGWWSILKRSVVEANEDRIMTEAAGVTFYALLSVFPALTALVSLFGLFADPAMVGQQLQQAAGFIPSGGMQIIDEQLRRLASGEPGSLGFSAVVGLGVALWSANQGTKAMFDALNVVYEEEEKRGFIRRTLISLAFTFGALVFTMLAMGAVVVLPVVLAFAGLESSTEWLLRLARWPLLILFITALLATLYRFGPSREKARWRWVSWGGVFAALAWAALSAGFSFYVGNFGNYDATYGSLGAVIGFMTWIWLSAMVVLFGAELNAEMEHQTARDTTTGPERRMGHRGATMADTVAVEGAEGRARAEGVAARAAAREGGRPAATAPGTAPASDPHAADPLAPDTLAPGTPPGLAPR; the protein is encoded by the coding sequence ATGCCCAGCCAGACCCTGCCCGCCCGCCCCCGCCCCGCCGATGCCCGGGCCGCCACGGGACAGGCCGGCGAGGGCCGCACCGCCAGCCGCCCGCGCGACATCCCGGCGCGCGGCTGGTGGAGCATCCTCAAGCGCTCGGTGGTGGAGGCGAATGAGGACCGCATCATGACCGAGGCGGCGGGCGTCACCTTCTACGCCCTGCTCTCGGTCTTCCCGGCGCTGACCGCCCTGGTCTCGCTGTTCGGCCTGTTCGCCGACCCGGCCATGGTCGGCCAGCAGCTGCAGCAGGCGGCGGGCTTCATCCCCTCGGGCGGCATGCAGATCATCGACGAGCAGCTGCGCCGCCTGGCCTCGGGCGAGCCCGGCTCGCTCGGCTTCAGCGCCGTGGTCGGCCTTGGCGTCGCGCTGTGGTCGGCCAACCAGGGCACCAAGGCGATGTTCGACGCGCTGAACGTCGTCTATGAGGAGGAGGAGAAGCGCGGCTTCATCCGCCGCACCCTGATCAGCCTGGCCTTCACCTTCGGCGCGCTGGTCTTCACCATGCTGGCCATGGGCGCGGTGGTGGTGCTGCCGGTGGTGCTGGCCTTCGCCGGGCTGGAGAGCAGCACGGAATGGCTGCTGCGCCTGGCGCGCTGGCCGCTGCTGATCCTGTTCATCACCGCGCTGCTGGCGACGCTGTACCGCTTCGGCCCCAGCCGGGAGAAGGCGCGCTGGCGCTGGGTCAGCTGGGGCGGGGTGTTCGCCGCCCTGGCCTGGGCCGCGCTCTCGGCCGGCTTCTCCTTCTATGTCGGCAATTTCGGCAATTACGACGCGACCTATGGCTCGCTCGGCGCGGTGATCGGCTTCATGACCTGGATCTGGCTCTCTGCCATGGTGGTGCTGTTCGGCGCCGAGCTGAATGCCGAGATGGAGCACCAGACGGCGCGCGACACCACCACGGGTCCGGAGCGGCGCATGGGCCATCGCGGCGCCACCATGGCCGACACGGTGGCGGTGGAGGGCGCCGAGGGCCGCGCCCGGGCCGAGGGCGTGGCCGCCCGCGCGGCGGCGCGGGAGGGCGGCCGGCCGGCCGCCACCGCGCCCGGCACGGCCCCGGCGAGCGACCCGCATGCGGCCGACCCGCTGGCGCCCGACACCCTGGCCCCCGGCACGCCGCCCGGCCTCGCCCCGCGCTGA
- a CDS encoding cytochrome c, whose amino-acid sequence MAHPLRRWPSLGVAAGLPPDDPARRGQEVFLTQCLACHRLAGAGAAEMGPDLARPMPALAYMTEPGLRALIRDPKSVRHWPGQQMPGFSPAVLPEAELDALIAYLKHQAARD is encoded by the coding sequence GTGGCGCATCCGCTGCGGCGCTGGCCCTCGCTCGGCGTCGCCGCCGGCCTGCCCCCGGACGACCCGGCGCGGCGCGGCCAGGAGGTCTTCCTCACCCAGTGCCTGGCCTGCCACAGGCTGGCCGGCGCCGGGGCGGCGGAGATGGGGCCGGACCTGGCGCGGCCGATGCCCGCCCTGGCCTACATGACCGAGCCCGGGCTGCGCGCGCTGATCCGCGACCCGAAATCGGTGCGCCACTGGCCCGGCCAGCAGATGCCCGGCTTCAGCCCCGCGGTGCTGCCCGAGGCCGAGCTGGACGCGCTGATCGCCTATCTGAAGCACCAGGCGGCGCGCGACTGA
- a CDS encoding GNAT family N-acetyltransferase — MTMPGHATSPAAPLPSPQGTAPADPATQPPVGPLVDPLPRPLPARVAHRGTAVTLEPLGLRHAEELWQALQGAEDSWAYMGYGPFADYEGFRRFLAGFATTHDPIAWAVRPHVSGLASGWLTLMEIQPANAAIELGHIWFGPRLQRTRAATEAMFLLMRHAMDELGYRRLVWKCNALNAPSRRAAARLGFTYEGTLRAHLVVKGRRRDTAFFSILEEEWPARRDAIAAWLAPENFDHNGLARAPLRAAPPG, encoded by the coding sequence ATGACAATGCCCGGCCACGCCACATCCCCCGCCGCACCCCTGCCATCCCCGCAGGGCACCGCGCCCGCCGACCCCGCGACGCAGCCTCCCGTCGGGCCGCTGGTCGACCCGCTGCCGCGCCCGCTGCCGGCGCGGGTCGCGCATCGCGGCACCGCGGTGACGCTGGAGCCGCTCGGCCTGCGCCATGCCGAGGAGCTGTGGCAGGCGCTGCAGGGCGCCGAGGATAGCTGGGCCTATATGGGCTACGGCCCCTTCGCCGATTACGAGGGGTTCCGCCGCTTCCTCGCCGGCTTCGCCACCACGCATGACCCGATCGCCTGGGCGGTGCGGCCGCATGTCTCGGGCCTGGCCTCGGGCTGGCTGACACTGATGGAGATCCAGCCGGCCAATGCCGCCATCGAGCTCGGCCATATCTGGTTCGGCCCGCGGCTGCAGCGGACGCGCGCCGCCACCGAGGCGATGTTCCTGCTGATGCGCCACGCCATGGACGAGCTGGGCTATCGCCGGCTGGTGTGGAAATGCAACGCGCTGAACGCGCCCTCCCGCCGCGCCGCCGCGCGGCTCGGCTTCACCTATGAGGGCACGCTGCGGGCGCATCTGGTGGTGAAGGGGCGCCGCCGCGACACCGCCTTCTTCTCCATCCTGGAGGAGGAATGGCCGGCCCGGCGCGACGCCATCGCCGCCTGGCTGGCGCCGGAGAATTTCGACCACAATGGCCTGGCCCGCGCCCCGCTGCGCGCCGCGCCCCCCGGCTGA
- a CDS encoding ferredoxin--NADP reductase, giving the protein MNAPAPPAAYYAETVQFVHHWTDRLFTFRCTRDPAFRFQAGQFAMIGLMVEGKPLVRAYSMVSAPYEEELEFLSIKVPDGPLTSRLQHVKVGDQVLIARKAVGTLVPDSLLPGRTLWMFGTGTGLAPFMALVKDPEVYDRFERVVLVHGVRQVAELAYHDWLSQELPQHELLGELVRDKLLYYPTVTREPFRNQGRVNELLASGKLTADLGLPPFSVEQDRVMLCGSPEMLVSMRALLEQRGFTEGAGNRPGHYVVEKAFVEK; this is encoded by the coding sequence ATGAACGCTCCCGCTCCTCCCGCCGCCTATTACGCCGAGACGGTGCAGTTCGTGCACCACTGGACCGACCGGCTCTTCACCTTCCGCTGCACGCGCGACCCCGCCTTCCGCTTCCAGGCCGGGCAGTTCGCGATGATCGGGCTGATGGTGGAGGGCAAGCCGCTGGTGCGCGCCTATTCCATGGTCTCCGCCCCCTATGAGGAGGAGCTGGAATTCCTCTCCATCAAGGTGCCGGACGGGCCGCTGACCAGCCGGCTGCAGCATGTGAAGGTGGGCGACCAGGTGCTGATCGCCCGCAAGGCGGTGGGCACGCTGGTGCCGGACAGCCTGCTGCCCGGCCGCACCCTGTGGATGTTCGGCACCGGCACCGGCCTCGCCCCCTTCATGGCGCTGGTGAAGGACCCCGAGGTGTATGACCGGTTCGAGCGCGTGGTGCTGGTGCATGGCGTGCGCCAGGTGGCCGAGCTGGCCTATCATGACTGGCTGAGCCAGGAGCTGCCGCAGCACGAGCTGCTGGGCGAGCTGGTGCGCGACAAGCTGCTCTACTACCCGACCGTGACGCGCGAGCCCTTCCGGAACCAGGGCCGCGTCAACGAGCTGCTGGCCAGCGGCAAGCTGACCGCCGATCTCGGCCTGCCGCCCTTCTCGGTGGAGCAGGACCGGGTGATGCTGTGCGGCAGCCCGGAGATGCTGGTCTCCATGCGCGCCCTGCTGGAGCAGCGCGGCTTCACCGAGGGCGCCGGCAACCGCCCCGGCCACTATGTGGTCGAGAAGGCCTTCGTCGAGAAGTAA
- a CDS encoding DASS family sodium-coupled anion symporter — MTAASQPAPPITSTPEPSSNRKFAFLLLALALYGLVLMLPTPEGLSAAGQVSLALLALVITLWISECVSPATSAVILTGMAVVGLMGKSLTPNARPMSSADALGVMLTGFSSTAVLLVAAALFLAVALKHTGLDKRVALLVMSKVGISPARLTVGAMIVGFVLALFIPSATARVGAVIPIMVGITAALGLPVGSSLGATLMIVTAQACSIFNIAVKTGAAQNLISLNFMQGAFGQSVTWGGWFVTALPFTIGMSVVLFLVSLWLLRPEVPAKEEAQAKLREQVAQLGPVTAPEKRLIAVAVMLLLLWSTEGVLHPFDTTTTTQLGIALLLMPKIGVMHWAQAEKLVPWGTVVLFAASISLGTLLSRTGAAGWLAQVTLGQLGLEALPVVAVIGALSLFSIVLHLGFASATGLASTLIPIMIAFSQTLPVSKETAFGIVLIQSFVVSFGFILPTNAPQNMLCYGTGAFRMTQFAKVGLVVTVAGFALILLLSATIWPMMGVL, encoded by the coding sequence ATGACCGCCGCCTCCCAACCGGCACCGCCGATCACCTCGACGCCGGAGCCGAGTTCCAACCGCAAATTCGCCTTCCTGCTGCTGGCGCTGGCCCTGTACGGGCTGGTGCTGATGCTGCCGACGCCGGAGGGGCTGAGCGCCGCGGGGCAGGTGTCGCTGGCGCTGCTGGCGCTGGTGATCACGCTGTGGATCAGCGAATGCGTCTCGCCCGCCACCAGCGCCGTCATTCTCACCGGCATGGCGGTTGTAGGCCTGATGGGCAAGTCGCTGACGCCCAATGCCCGGCCGATGTCGTCGGCCGATGCGCTGGGGGTGATGCTGACCGGCTTCTCCTCCACCGCGGTGCTGCTGGTGGCGGCCGCGCTGTTCCTGGCGGTGGCGCTGAAGCATACCGGGCTGGACAAGCGGGTGGCGCTGCTGGTGATGAGCAAGGTCGGCATCTCGCCGGCGCGGCTGACGGTGGGGGCGATGATCGTGGGCTTCGTGCTCGCGCTGTTCATCCCCTCGGCCACGGCGCGCGTCGGTGCGGTGATCCCGATCATGGTGGGTATCACCGCCGCCCTCGGCCTGCCGGTGGGCAGCAGCCTGGGTGCGACGCTGATGATCGTCACCGCCCAGGCCTGCTCGATCTTCAACATCGCGGTGAAGACCGGCGCGGCGCAGAACCTGATCAGCCTGAACTTCATGCAGGGTGCCTTCGGGCAGAGCGTCACCTGGGGCGGCTGGTTCGTCACCGCGCTGCCCTTCACCATCGGCATGAGCGTGGTGCTGTTCCTGGTCTCGCTCTGGCTGCTGCGGCCGGAGGTGCCGGCCAAGGAGGAGGCGCAGGCCAAGCTGCGCGAGCAGGTGGCGCAGCTCGGCCCGGTGACGGCGCCGGAGAAGCGGCTGATCGCGGTGGCGGTGATGCTGCTGCTGCTGTGGTCGACCGAGGGTGTGCTGCATCCCTTCGACACCACCACCACCACGCAGCTCGGCATCGCGCTGCTGCTGATGCCCAAGATCGGCGTGATGCACTGGGCGCAGGCGGAGAAGCTGGTGCCCTGGGGCACGGTGGTGCTGTTCGCCGCCTCGATCTCGCTGGGCACGCTGCTGTCGCGCACCGGCGCCGCCGGCTGGCTGGCGCAGGTGACGCTTGGCCAGCTGGGGCTGGAGGCGCTGCCGGTGGTCGCCGTGATCGGCGCGCTGTCGCTGTTCAGCATCGTGCTGCATCTGGGCTTCGCCTCGGCCACGGGGCTGGCCAGCACGCTGATCCCGATCATGATCGCCTTCAGCCAGACCCTGCCGGTGTCGAAGGAGACGGCCTTCGGCATCGTGCTGATCCAGAGCTTCGTCGTCTCCTTCGGCTTCATCCTGCCGACCAACGCGCCGCAGAACATGCTGTGCTACGGCACCGGGGCGTTCCGCATGACGCAATTCGCCAAGGTGGGGCTGGTGGTGACGGTGGCCGGCTTCGCGCTGATCCTGCTGCTGTCCGCGACGATCTGGCCGATGATGGGAGTGCTGTGA
- a CDS encoding L-lactate dehydrogenase, whose protein sequence is MGALVGVIGAGQVGAAATYLLSATPGVSDIVLVDLDLARAAGEAADIGHAAAFGTAARVREGSYAELAGADLVVVTAGASLKPGQTRLELLHQNIRIVGQIIEQVLKVAPDTILLFATNPVDVMPAIAVRHYGVKPGRAIGTGCTLDSIRFRDRLAHHLEVAAASVHAYVLGEHGDSEVLHWSSAQVGGVPILDFAAQRGRPIDAAMRAQIHEDVRTSAYRIKAGKGVSNFGIGGCIARLARAILMDERVVFPVSTYLPEYLEVRETCISLPHVLGEEGASLPIQPLLDAAERAALRSSAAVLADTIADGLKVLSAPA, encoded by the coding sequence ATGGGTGCGCTGGTGGGCGTGATCGGGGCCGGGCAGGTGGGCGCGGCCGCGACCTATCTGCTGTCGGCGACGCCGGGGGTGAGCGACATCGTGCTGGTCGATCTCGACCTGGCGCGGGCGGCGGGGGAGGCGGCGGATATCGGCCATGCCGCCGCCTTCGGCACCGCCGCCCGGGTGCGGGAGGGCAGCTATGCCGAGCTGGCCGGGGCCGATCTGGTGGTGGTGACCGCCGGCGCCAGCCTGAAGCCGGGCCAGACGCGGCTGGAGCTGCTGCACCAGAACATCCGCATCGTGGGCCAGATCATCGAGCAGGTGCTGAAGGTGGCGCCCGACACCATCCTGCTCTTCGCCACCAACCCGGTGGACGTCATGCCGGCGATCGCGGTGCGGCATTACGGGGTGAAGCCGGGGCGCGCGATCGGCACCGGCTGCACGCTGGATTCGATCCGTTTCCGCGACCGGCTGGCGCATCACCTGGAGGTCGCCGCTGCCTCCGTGCATGCCTATGTGCTGGGCGAGCATGGCGATTCGGAGGTGCTGCACTGGTCCAGCGCGCAGGTGGGCGGGGTGCCGATCCTGGATTTCGCCGCGCAGCGTGGCCGGCCGATCGATGCGGCGATGCGGGCGCAGATCCATGAGGATGTCCGCACCTCGGCCTATCGCATCAAGGCGGGCAAGGGCGTCTCGAATTTCGGCATCGGTGGCTGCATCGCGCGGCTGGCGCGGGCGATCCTGATGGATGAGCGGGTGGTGTTCCCGGTCTCCACCTATCTGCCGGAGTATCTGGAGGTGCGGGAGACCTGCATCTCGCTGCCGCATGTGCTGGGGGAGGAGGGCGCGTCGCTGCCGATCCAGCCTTTGCTGGACGCGGCGGAGCGCGCGGCGTTGCGCAGCAGTGCCGCGGTGCTGGCCGACACCATCGCCGACGGGCTGAAGGTGCTGTCGGCTCCGGCCTGA
- a CDS encoding metalloregulator ArsR/SmtB family transcription factor — protein MEPLLAQLRAAAEPTRLRLLALCARGAFCVSELCAILGQSQPRLSRHLKLLVEAGLLERLPEGANVYFQLPPQADLVRLMLARLPEDDTTIAADRRAAARIAAERARAASEAFRRDGADWDEMRALDLPAAAIEAALLDLLPERLGRVADIGTGTGRLLELLAPRAGAVLGLDASREMLALARARLGERALPNASVRLADMYRLPLPDGGFDAATLQMVLHYAEDPAAALAEAARILSPEGLLVVIDLASHARQDLLAGPAHRWPGFDDAAMAGWLGAAGCAPLPPVEIAGPLPVRLWPARRLAVPVAAAEPVLTF, from the coding sequence ATGGAGCCCTTGCTGGCGCAGCTGCGCGCCGCCGCCGAACCGACCCGCCTCCGCCTGCTGGCGCTTTGCGCCCGCGGGGCGTTCTGCGTGTCCGAGCTGTGCGCGATCCTCGGCCAGAGCCAGCCGCGCCTGTCGCGCCACCTGAAGCTGCTGGTGGAGGCCGGGCTGCTGGAGCGGCTGCCGGAGGGCGCCAATGTGTATTTCCAGCTGCCGCCGCAGGCCGATCTGGTGCGGCTGATGCTGGCGCGGCTGCCGGAGGACGACACCACCATCGCCGCCGACCGCCGCGCCGCCGCGCGCATCGCCGCCGAGCGGGCGCGGGCCGCCTCCGAGGCGTTCCGGCGCGACGGGGCGGATTGGGACGAGATGCGGGCGCTGGATCTGCCGGCCGCCGCGATCGAGGCGGCGCTGCTGGATTTGCTGCCGGAACGCCTGGGCCGGGTCGCCGATATCGGCACCGGCACGGGGCGGCTGCTGGAGCTGCTGGCGCCGCGCGCCGGCGCCGTGCTGGGGCTGGATGCCAGCCGCGAGATGCTGGCGCTGGCCCGCGCGCGGCTCGGCGAGCGCGCGCTGCCCAATGCCAGCGTGCGGCTGGCCGACATGTACCGGCTGCCGCTGCCGGATGGCGGGTTCGACGCCGCCACGCTGCAGATGGTGCTGCATTACGCCGAGGACCCGGCCGCCGCCCTGGCCGAGGCCGCGCGCATCCTGAGCCCCGAGGGGCTGCTGGTGGTGATCGACCTGGCCAGCCATGCGCGGCAGGATCTGCTGGCCGGGCCCGCGCATCGCTGGCCCGGCTTCGACGATGCGGCGATGGCCGGCTGGCTTGGCGCCGCCGGCTGCGCGCCGCTGCCACCCGTGGAGATCGCCGGCCCCCTGCCGGTGCGGCTGTGGCCGGCGCGGCGGCTGGCCGTGCCGGTCGCCGCCGCCGAACCCGTTCTGACCTTCTGA
- the metH gene encoding methionine synthase, with product MARPTLLEALRDRVLLCDGGMGSRVQALTLDVEKDYWGKENCTEVLNLSRPELVREIHRGYYEAGSDMVLTNSFGGSPITLEEFELGAKAFEINKLSVELAREAAESFADGRDRWVIGDIGPGTKLPSLGHIDYDTLEAALTEQCRGLIAGGADALLTETNQDTLFIKAAVNAAKIALREAGKDIPIFVQVTVETTGTLLVGADIAAATTVVQALDVPLIGLNCATGPQEMAEHVRYLARNWPGLVSVQPNAGLPELVDGKTHYPLAPAEMAVWMERFVAEDGVNLIGGCCGTSTPHIQALDAMLRKVGGSRFRPAPVARRVHWVPAVASLYGATTLRQENAYFSIGERCNANGSKAWRERQAAHDWDGCVAMGREQVGEGSNSLDICTAFVGRDEMAEMNEVVRRFTGSVNAPLVIDSTETPVIESALKLHGGKPIINSINFEDGEGHATDRMKLAKKFGAAVIALTIDEVGMAKTAEDKLRIAERLVDFACNKHGLPQSDLLIDPLTFTIATGNEDDRKLGLWTLEGIRMIREKFPDIQIILGLSNISFGLNPAARHVLNSVFLDHAVKAGMTGAIVHVSKIKPLHAIPPEEVKVAEDLIFDRRAEGYDPLQKLLEIFAGRKAADAAKKVKAETVEGRLKDRIVDGDRKGLDEELADAMAKGIKPLDIINGILLDGMKVVGELFGAGKMQLPFVLQSAETMKAAVAYLEPFMEKAEGQEKGTIVLATVKGDVHDIGKNLVDIILTNNGYKVVNLGIKVPLNEMVAAVREHRANAIGMSGLLVKSTVVMKENLEEMSRLGVEVPVLLGGAALTRNFVEDDCVNAYASGRVAYARDAFDGLHLMDRVMGSDFDGYLAALQSKRAGKSKNTTRTLGTADPRGFAPVDVNYAQARRRRMTAAEPVPTPPFWGARVMEADPKAIIPFINERSLYQFQWGFRKQGRSLEDFIGWAKQELRPVLKRMLTLAEQEKILRPQAIYGYWKCAGQGNDVILFEEDGVTEACRFTLPRQPKEDGECIADFLRDIEDGPEARDVIGLQVVTVGQKASDVAREWFEGNRYQDYLYLHGLSVEMAEAMAEYIHKRIRAELGYAGEDDRDMEKMLAQGYRGGRYSFGYPACPRLEDQAPLLRLLQAERIGVSISDEWQLHPEQSTSAIVLHHPRAKYFSV from the coding sequence ATGGCCCGTCCGACCCTGCTGGAAGCCCTGCGCGACCGTGTCCTGCTCTGCGATGGCGGGATGGGCAGCCGTGTCCAGGCGCTGACCCTTGATGTGGAGAAGGATTACTGGGGCAAGGAGAACTGCACCGAGGTGCTGAACCTCTCCCGCCCCGAGCTCGTGCGCGAGATCCATCGCGGCTATTACGAGGCCGGGTCGGACATGGTGCTGACCAACAGCTTCGGCGGCTCGCCGATCACGCTGGAAGAGTTCGAGCTGGGCGCCAAGGCCTTCGAGATCAACAAGCTCTCGGTCGAGCTGGCGCGCGAGGCGGCAGAGAGCTTCGCGGATGGCCGCGACCGCTGGGTGATCGGCGATATCGGGCCGGGCACCAAGCTGCCGAGCCTCGGCCATATCGATTACGACACGCTGGAAGCCGCGCTGACCGAGCAGTGCCGCGGGCTGATCGCCGGCGGCGCCGATGCGCTGCTGACCGAGACCAACCAGGACACGCTGTTCATCAAGGCGGCGGTGAACGCCGCCAAGATCGCGCTGCGCGAAGCCGGAAAAGACATCCCGATCTTCGTGCAGGTGACGGTGGAGACCACCGGCACGCTGCTGGTGGGCGCCGACATCGCCGCCGCCACCACGGTGGTGCAGGCGCTCGACGTGCCGCTGATCGGGCTGAACTGCGCGACGGGGCCGCAGGAGATGGCCGAGCATGTGCGCTATTTGGCGCGCAACTGGCCCGGCCTGGTCTCGGTGCAGCCCAATGCCGGCCTGCCGGAGCTGGTGGATGGCAAGACGCATTACCCCCTGGCACCGGCCGAGATGGCAGTGTGGATGGAGCGTTTCGTCGCCGAGGATGGGGTGAACCTGATCGGCGGCTGCTGCGGCACCTCGACGCCGCATATCCAGGCGCTGGACGCGATGCTGCGCAAGGTCGGCGGCAGCCGGTTCCGCCCGGCGCCGGTCGCGCGCCGCGTGCACTGGGTGCCAGCGGTGGCGAGCCTGTATGGCGCGACGACGCTGCGGCAGGAGAATGCCTATTTCTCCATCGGCGAGCGCTGCAACGCCAATGGCTCCAAGGCCTGGCGCGAGCGGCAGGCGGCACATGACTGGGATGGCTGCGTCGCCATGGGGCGGGAGCAGGTGGGGGAGGGGTCGAACTCCCTCGACATCTGCACCGCCTTTGTCGGCCGCGACGAGATGGCGGAGATGAACGAGGTGGTGCGCCGCTTCACCGGCAGCGTCAACGCGCCGCTGGTGATCGATTCCACCGAGACGCCGGTGATCGAGAGCGCGCTGAAGCTGCATGGCGGCAAGCCGATCATCAACTCGATCAATTTCGAGGATGGCGAGGGGCATGCGACGGACCGCATGAAGCTCGCCAAGAAGTTCGGCGCCGCGGTGATCGCGCTGACCATCGACGAGGTCGGCATGGCGAAGACGGCGGAGGACAAGCTCCGCATCGCCGAGCGGCTGGTGGATTTCGCCTGCAACAAGCACGGGCTGCCGCAGAGCGACCTGCTGATCGACCCGCTGACCTTCACCATCGCCACCGGCAATGAGGATGACCGCAAGCTGGGGCTGTGGACGCTGGAGGGCATCCGCATGATCCGGGAGAAATTCCCGGACATCCAGATCATCCTCGGCCTGTCGAATATTTCTTTCGGTTTGAACCCGGCGGCGCGGCATGTGCTGAACAGCGTGTTCCTCGACCATGCGGTGAAGGCCGGCATGACGGGGGCGATCGTGCATGTCAGCAAGATCAAGCCGCTGCACGCCATCCCGCCGGAGGAGGTGAAGGTCGCCGAGGATCTGATCTTCGACCGCCGCGCCGAGGGCTACGACCCGCTGCAGAAGCTGCTGGAGATCTTCGCCGGGCGGAAGGCCGCGGATGCCGCCAAGAAGGTGAAGGCGGAGACGGTCGAGGGCCGGCTGAAGGACCGCATCGTCGATGGCGACCGCAAGGGGCTGGATGAGGAGCTGGCCGATGCCATGGCCAAGGGCATCAAGCCGCTCGACATCATCAACGGCATCCTGCTCGATGGCATGAAGGTGGTGGGCGAGCTGTTCGGCGCCGGCAAGATGCAGCTGCCCTTCGTGCTGCAATCGGCCGAGACGATGAAGGCCGCCGTCGCCTATCTGGAACCCTTCATGGAGAAGGCCGAGGGGCAGGAGAAGGGCACCATCGTGCTGGCGACCGTGAAGGGCGATGTGCATGACATCGGCAAGAACCTGGTCGACATCATCCTGACCAACAATGGCTACAAGGTCGTCAATCTCGGCATCAAGGTGCCGCTGAACGAGATGGTGGCGGCGGTGCGCGAGCATCGGGCGAACGCCATCGGCATGTCCGGCCTCCTCGTCAAATCCACCGTGGTGATGAAGGAGAATCTGGAAGAAATGTCGCGCCTCGGCGTCGAGGTGCCGGTGCTGCTGGGCGGCGCCGCGCTGACGCGCAATTTCGTCGAGGATGATTGCGTCAACGCCTATGCCAGCGGCCGCGTCGCCTATGCGCGGGATGCCTTTGACGGGCTGCACCTGATGGATCGCGTCATGGGCAGCGATTTCGACGGCTATCTGGCGGCGCTACAATCGAAGCGCGCCGGCAAGTCGAAGAACACCACCCGCACCCTCGGCACCGCCGATCCGCGCGGCTTCGCCCCCGTCGATGTCAACTACGCCCAGGCGCGGCGCCGGCGGATGACGGCGGCGGAGCCCGTGCCCACGCCGCCCTTCTGGGGCGCGCGGGTGATGGAGGCCGACCCGAAGGCGATCATCCCCTTCATCAATGAGCGCAGCCTCTACCAGTTCCAGTGGGGCTTCCGGAAGCAGGGGCGGAGCCTCGAGGATTTCATCGGCTGGGCAAAGCAGGAGCTGCGGCCCGTGCTGAAGCGCATGCTGACGCTGGCGGAACAGGAGAAGATCCTGCGGCCGCAGGCCATCTATGGCTACTGGAAATGCGCCGGCCAGGGCAATGACGTCATCCTGTTCGAGGAGGATGGCGTCACCGAGGCCTGCCGCTTCACCCTGCCGCGCCAGCCGAAGGAGGATGGCGAATGCATCGCCGACTTCCTGCGCGATATCGAGGACGGGCCGGAGGCGCGCGATGTGATCGGCCTGCAGGTGGTCACCGTCGGCCAGAAGGCCAGCGACGTGGCGCGGGAATGGTTCGAGGGCAATCGCTACCAGGATTATCTCTACCTGCACGGGCTGTCGGTGGAGATGGCGGAGGCGATGGCGGAGTACATCCACAAGCGCATCCGCGCCGAGCTGGGCTATGCCGGCGAGGATGACCGCGACATGGAGAAGATGCTGGCGCAGGGCTATCGCGGCGGCCGTTATTCCTTCGGTTATCCGGCCTGCCCGCGGCTGGAGGACCAGGCGCCGCTGCTGCGGCTGCTGCAGGCGGAGCGCATCGGCGTGTCGATCTCGGATGAGTGGCAGCTGCATCCGGAGCAGTCGACCAGCGCCATCGTGCTGCACCATCCGCGCGCCAAGTATTTCTCGGTCTGA